The Candidatus Brocadiaceae bacterium genome has a segment encoding these proteins:
- a CDS encoding LemA family protein: MTGGVIALIVVGGLLVLVVLWAIGTYNGLIRLRNQVENAWAQIDVQLKRRHDLIPNLIETAKGYMTHERGTLEAVVKARNLAAQAAGPGEASQAEQGLNGALSQFFVVVERYPDLKANQNFLALQEELASTENKIGFARQFYNDQTMQYNIRIQSFPANILAGMFNFARKDLFELESEAERAVPKVQF, from the coding sequence ATGACCGGAGGGGTGATCGCTTTGATTGTAGTCGGCGGCCTGCTCGTTCTCGTTGTGCTCTGGGCCATCGGCACCTACAACGGGTTGATCCGGCTGCGCAACCAGGTCGAGAATGCCTGGGCGCAGATCGACGTGCAACTGAAGCGCCGCCACGACCTGATCCCGAACCTGATCGAGACCGCCAAGGGCTACATGACCCACGAGCGCGGCACGCTCGAGGCGGTGGTCAAGGCGCGGAACCTGGCCGCCCAGGCCGCCGGGCCGGGCGAGGCGTCCCAGGCCGAACAGGGCCTCAACGGCGCCCTGAGCCAGTTCTTCGTCGTCGTCGAGCGCTACCCCGACCTGAAGGCCAACCAGAACTTCCTGGCCCTGCAGGAGGAGCTGGCCTCGACCGAAAACAAGATCGGGTTCGCCCGGCAGTTCTACAACGACCAGACGATGCAGTACAACATCCGGATCCAGAGCTTCCCGGCGAACATCCTGGCCGGGATGTTCAACTTCGCCCGCAAGGACCTGTTCGAGCTGGAATCCGAGGCCGAGAGGGCCGTGCCGAAGGTCCAGTTCTGA